A genome region from Pseudorca crassidens isolate mPseCra1 chromosome 20, mPseCra1.hap1, whole genome shotgun sequence includes the following:
- the LGALS4 gene encoding galectin-4 isoform X2 encodes MAFVPAPGYQPTYNPTLPYHRPIPGSLRVGMSIYIQGVASEHMKRFFVNFEVGQGPEADVAFHFNPRFDGWDKVVLNTRQNGNWGKEEKKRSMPFSKGAAFELVFMVLAEHYKVVVNGDPFYEFGHRIPLQMVTHLHVDGDLQLQSINFIGGEPTPNQIPMPNPAYPTMEGPPAFNPPVPFNGRLQGGLTARRTIIVKGYVPATAKSFVINFKVGSSGDLALHINPRLNEGSVVRNSFLNGSWGAEERNVSYNPFGPGQFFDLSIRCGMDRFKVYANGQHLFDFSHRLSAFQRVDMVEIQGDVTLSYVQI; translated from the exons ATGGCCTTCGTTCCTGCACCAGGCTACCAGCCCACCTACAACCCG ACGCTGCCCTACCACAGGCCCATCCCAGGCAGTCTCAGAGTTGGAATGTCCATTTACATCCAAGGAGTGGCTAGCGAGCATATGAAGAG GTTCTTCGTGAACTTCGAGGTGGGGCAGGGCCCAGAGGCAGACGTCGCCTTCCACTTCAATCCCCGCTTTGACGGCTGGGATAAGGTGGTCTTAAACACGAGGCAGAATGGCAACTGGggcaaggaggagaagaaaaggagcatGCCATTCAGCAAGGGTGCCGCCTTCGAGCTGGTGTTCATGGTCTTGGCCGAGCACTACAAG GTGGTGGTAAATGGGGATCCCTTCTATGAGTTTGGGCACCGGATCCCGCTACAGATGGTCACCCACCTGCATGTGGATGGCGACCTGCAGCTTCAATCAATCAACTTCATCGGAGGCGAGCCCACCCCAAACCAG ATACCCATGCCTAATCCGGCGTACCCA ACCATGGAGGGACCCCCAGCCTTCAACCCG CCTGTGCCATTTAATGGGAGACTGCAAGGGGGGCTTACAGCCCGAAGAACCATTATTGTCAAGGGCTACGTACCCGCCACAGCCAAGAG CTTTGTCATCAACTTCAAGGTGGGGTCCTCAGGGGACCTGGCTCTGCACATTAACCCCCGGCTGAATGAGGGCAGCGTGGTTCGGAACAGTTTTCTGAATGGCTCGTGGGGAGCTGAGGAAAGGAATGTCTCCTACAACCCGTTTGGTCCTGGACAGTTCTTTGAT CTGTCCATTCGCTGTGGCATGGATCGCTTCAAGGTGTACGCCAACGGCCAGCACCTCTTCGACTTCTCCCATCGCCTTTCGGCCTTCCAGAGGGTGGACATGGTGGAGATCCAGGGTGATGTCACCTTGTCCTATGTCCAGATCTGA
- the LGALS4 gene encoding galectin-4 isoform X1, whose protein sequence is MAFVPAPGYQPTYNPTLPYHRPIPGSLRVGMSIYIQGVASEHMKRFFVNFEVGQGPEADVAFHFNPRFDGWDKVVLNTRQNGNWGKEEKKRSMPFSKGAAFELVFMVLAEHYKVVVNGDPFYEFGHRIPLQMVTHLHVDGDLQLQSINFIGGEPTPNQIPMPNPAYPGPGQCYQEPSNLPTMEGPPAFNPPVPFNGRLQGGLTARRTIIVKGYVPATAKSFVINFKVGSSGDLALHINPRLNEGSVVRNSFLNGSWGAEERNVSYNPFGPGQFFDLSIRCGMDRFKVYANGQHLFDFSHRLSAFQRVDMVEIQGDVTLSYVQI, encoded by the exons ATGGCCTTCGTTCCTGCACCAGGCTACCAGCCCACCTACAACCCG ACGCTGCCCTACCACAGGCCCATCCCAGGCAGTCTCAGAGTTGGAATGTCCATTTACATCCAAGGAGTGGCTAGCGAGCATATGAAGAG GTTCTTCGTGAACTTCGAGGTGGGGCAGGGCCCAGAGGCAGACGTCGCCTTCCACTTCAATCCCCGCTTTGACGGCTGGGATAAGGTGGTCTTAAACACGAGGCAGAATGGCAACTGGggcaaggaggagaagaaaaggagcatGCCATTCAGCAAGGGTGCCGCCTTCGAGCTGGTGTTCATGGTCTTGGCCGAGCACTACAAG GTGGTGGTAAATGGGGATCCCTTCTATGAGTTTGGGCACCGGATCCCGCTACAGATGGTCACCCACCTGCATGTGGATGGCGACCTGCAGCTTCAATCAATCAACTTCATCGGAGGCGAGCCCACCCCAAACCAG ATACCCATGCCTAATCCGGCGTACCCA GGTCCCGGGCAGTGCTACCAAGAGCCAAGTAACCTCCCT ACCATGGAGGGACCCCCAGCCTTCAACCCG CCTGTGCCATTTAATGGGAGACTGCAAGGGGGGCTTACAGCCCGAAGAACCATTATTGTCAAGGGCTACGTACCCGCCACAGCCAAGAG CTTTGTCATCAACTTCAAGGTGGGGTCCTCAGGGGACCTGGCTCTGCACATTAACCCCCGGCTGAATGAGGGCAGCGTGGTTCGGAACAGTTTTCTGAATGGCTCGTGGGGAGCTGAGGAAAGGAATGTCTCCTACAACCCGTTTGGTCCTGGACAGTTCTTTGAT CTGTCCATTCGCTGTGGCATGGATCGCTTCAAGGTGTACGCCAACGGCCAGCACCTCTTCGACTTCTCCCATCGCCTTTCGGCCTTCCAGAGGGTGGACATGGTGGAGATCCAGGGTGATGTCACCTTGTCCTATGTCCAGATCTGA
- the LOC137214962 gene encoding galectin-7-like → MPPVYNVPYRTSLAKSFEVGTVLRIRGVVPKDAARFYINLLCSDDPDSEIVLHFNPRLDESSVVFNTMECSAWGSEERSGSPAFQRGEPFELHLIAKKDGFQVVIGDEEYHQFSYRLPPQRAFWCEVGGDVQLEFVKLF, encoded by the exons ATGCCACCGGTATAT AACGTGCCCTACAGGACCTCGCTGGCCAAGAGCTTCGAAGTCGGCACTGTGTTGAGAATTCGTGGTGTTGTCCCCAAAGATGCTGCCAG GTTCTACATAAACCTGCTGTGCAGTGACGATCCAGACAGTGAGATCGTCCTGCATTTCAACCCCCGTCTGGATGAATCCTCGGTGGTCTTCAACACCATGGAGTGCAGCGCCTGGGGCTCAGAGGAGCGCAGCGGTAGCCCTGCCTTCCAGCGTGGGGAGCCCTTCGAACTGCACCTCATTGCCAAGAAAGACGGTTTCCAG GTTGTGATCGGGGACGAGGAATACCACCAGTTCAGCTACCGGCTCCCACCACAGCGCGCGTTCTGGTGCGAAGTGGGCGGGGACGTGCAGCTGGAGTTTGTGAAGCTCTTCTGA
- the LOC137214646 gene encoding galectin-7-like — protein sequence MPPVYTLPHKISLVNGFEVGTVLRIRGVVPKDANRFYINLLCSDDPDSEIVLHFNPRLDESSVVMNTWKCGEWGLEELGFGPAFQRGERFDMLIIAQKDGFQVVIGDEEYHHYRYRISPERAFWCEVGRDVQLEFVKIF from the exons ATGCCACCGGTATAT ACGTTGCCCCACAAGATCTCGCTGGTCAACGGCTTCGAAGTTGGCACTGTGTTGAGAATTCGTGGTGTTGTCCCCAAAGATG CTAACAGGTTCTACATAAACCTGCTGTGCAGTGACGATCCAGACAGTGAGATCGTCCTGCATTTCAACCCCCGTCTGGATGAATCCTCGGTGGTCATGAACACCTGGAAGTGTGGCGAGTGGGGCTTAGAGGAGCTCGGCTTTGGCCCTGCCTTCCAGCGTGGGGAGCGCTTCGATATGCTCATCATTGCCCAAAAAGACGGCTTCCAG GTTGTGATCGGGGACGAGGAATACCACCACTACCGCTACCGGATCTCACCAGAGCGCGCGTTCTGGTGCGAAGTGGGCAGGGACGTGCAGCTGGAGTTTGTGAAGATCTTCTGA